The following proteins come from a genomic window of Thiothrix unzii:
- a CDS encoding AbrB/MazE/SpoVT family DNA-binding domain-containing protein codes for MRVTTKGQVTIPRNIREKLGISSETEIDFREEDGRFYIIRVDEPTITRKFHKFRGIATAKISTDQIMGLTREWPPMIITDPHQ; via the coding sequence ATGAGAGTAACCACCAAAGGACAAGTCACTATTCCTAGGAATATCAGGGAGAAGTTAGGCATTTCCTCTGAAACTGAAATCGACTTTAGGGAAGAAGACGGACGATTCTATATCATCAGGGTTGATGAACCGACAATCACAAGAAAATTTCACAAATTTAGGGGCATAGCAACGGCTAAAATATCAACAGATCAGATCATGGGTCTTACAAGGGAATGGCCTCCAATGATCATCACTGATCCCCATCAATAA
- a CDS encoding HNH endonuclease — translation MKIKTSHIEAALSLFDAGKRPDGYKQPKRWYVSNKTGKCYPAKAIWSLATGIKPSNFNTRDARIGLSDLDYSVINIDDIKTELNFYEEVDKSKNDTVENRRIRLKNASKKPAILFSIIKGYNRNPDVIAETLYQANGTCGRCKNEAPFKKKNGEPYLEVHHIIPLRDGGEDTIENTIALCPNCHRELHFGQ, via the coding sequence TTGAAAATAAAAACATCACATATTGAAGCAGCACTTTCCTTATTCGATGCAGGGAAAAGACCAGATGGATACAAACAACCAAAGCGGTGGTATGTTTCAAATAAAACTGGAAAGTGTTATCCTGCCAAGGCTATATGGTCATTAGCAACAGGAATAAAGCCAAGCAATTTCAACACTAGAGATGCTAGAATTGGACTTTCCGATCTTGATTATTCAGTAATAAATATTGACGATATAAAAACAGAATTGAATTTTTATGAAGAGGTAGACAAATCAAAAAATGATACTGTCGAGAACAGAAGAATCAGACTAAAAAATGCATCAAAAAAACCAGCCATACTCTTTTCTATTATTAAAGGATACAACAGAAATCCTGATGTTATAGCAGAGACTCTATATCAAGCAAACGGTACTTGTGGAAGATGTAAAAATGAAGCACCTTTTAAAAAAAAGAATGGAGAACCATACCTTGAAGTTCATCATATAATTCCATTAAGAGATGGTGGCGAAGATACAATCGAGAATACTATTGCTTTATGTCCTAATTGCCATCGAGAACTTCATTTTGGACAATGA
- a CDS encoding carbonic anhydrase, whose product MKKVILLSTLCLLAACGEKAHETAHNNKAHWSYDGEAGPRNWAALTPEFSPCSGKNQSPINLAGFTEAELPPLEFKYGSGLGKDVENNGHTIQVNYADGNAVKLDSVWFSLKQFHFHAPSENHINGKAFPMEAHLVHKDNTGDLTVVALMFEEGEANPELEKVWAEMPANANTVDPLDSKVDVTALLPENRDYYRFNGSLTTPPCTEGVRWIVMKNPVTASKEQIEKFAHIMHHPNNRPLQATNARPVLQ is encoded by the coding sequence ATGAAGAAAGTTATTTTATTATCAACCCTGTGCTTGCTGGCTGCTTGTGGCGAGAAAGCGCATGAAACCGCCCATAATAACAAAGCACATTGGAGTTACGACGGTGAAGCAGGCCCGCGTAACTGGGCAGCATTAACCCCGGAATTCTCGCCGTGTTCCGGTAAAAACCAATCCCCCATTAATTTAGCGGGGTTCACCGAAGCAGAATTGCCGCCGCTGGAATTCAAATACGGCAGCGGCCTCGGCAAAGACGTGGAAAATAACGGGCATACCATTCAAGTCAATTACGCCGATGGTAACGCGGTCAAATTAGACAGCGTATGGTTCAGCCTGAAACAATTCCATTTCCACGCCCCCAGCGAAAATCATATTAATGGCAAAGCCTTCCCGATGGAGGCGCACCTCGTCCACAAAGACAATACCGGGGATTTAACCGTGGTAGCGTTAATGTTTGAAGAAGGTGAAGCCAACCCTGAATTGGAAAAAGTCTGGGCAGAAATGCCCGCCAACGCCAACACCGTTGACCCGCTGGACAGCAAAGTGGATGTGACCGCCTTATTGCCGGAAAACCGCGACTACTACCGCTTCAACGGCTCGCTGACTACGCCACCGTGTACCGAAGGCGTGCGCTGGATCGTGATGAAAAATCCGGTAACAGCTTCTAAAGAGCAAATCGAAAAGTTTGCCCACATTATGCACCACCCGAACAACCGCCCGCTGCAAGCGACAAATGCGCGGCCTGTGTTGCAGTAA
- a CDS encoding helix-turn-helix transcriptional regulator, with protein sequence MLTLSARTVITLEVFGHMIRAARLERKMPQAELAERLGVSRQTISALERGDAKVAVGAVFEAATIVGIPLLTDNARDLQRLSTTVANLASLLPERARTAKVELDNDF encoded by the coding sequence ATGTTGACATTATCCGCTCGCACGGTGATTACGCTGGAAGTTTTTGGTCATATGATTCGCGCTGCACGTTTGGAAAGAAAGATGCCGCAAGCCGAACTCGCAGAACGTTTGGGCGTTAGCCGCCAAACTATCAGTGCCCTCGAAAGAGGGGATGCGAAGGTAGCTGTTGGTGCGGTTTTTGAAGCAGCGACGATTGTTGGCATTCCTTTGCTGACTGACAATGCCCGTGACTTGCAACGCCTTTCTACTACCGTTGCAAATCTTGCCAGCTTGCTGCCCGAACGTGCCCGCACTGCTAAAGTGGAGTTGGATAATGACTTCTAA